In one Bufo gargarizans isolate SCDJY-AF-19 chromosome 11, ASM1485885v1, whole genome shotgun sequence genomic region, the following are encoded:
- the LOC122922031 gene encoding serine/threonine-protein kinase PAK 6-like gives MFRKKKKKRPEISAPLNFQHRVHTSFDAKEGRFIGLPPQWQNVLDTLRRPKPVVDPSRITPMQLKPMKTVVRGSTIGLEGYISGILLDIQKLSVTSSNTLRGRSPQTRRRAQSLGVLGEERPNNGQYVVPEPNVPDKYSNYINCNGSSKANRRQTMWPDYKPTDDSPSKPNGSVCKAKSLDPGDFQDTVDRVSQSKSPGGLRKNINGGCSFDQDTRATKRQLSHETLLEEGPVSKSAESLTKQGLLRSGFQPSGKEKCSEQPVPAQERKTEEYQRPALTARGVLTKAVSLPPDHLSPDFTRVVSGIPSEQVSPLRPCRPSPAGSPRSRPIQTSSTNLHLSQDSFNKIPLSNQDTAVVTHEQFKTALRMVVDKGDPRLLLEDYVKIGEGSTGVVCIAREKQSGRQVAVKMMDLRKQQRRELLFNEVVIMRDYHHANVVEMYKSYLVGEELWVMMEYVQGGALTDIVSQTRLNEEQIATVCKSVLQALVYLHSQGVIHRDIKSDSILLTLDGRVKLSDFGFCAQISKDVPKRKSLVGTPYWMAPEVIMRSAYGTEVDIWSLGIMVIEMVDGEPPYFSDSPVQAMKRLRDSPPPKLRNSHKASPILRDFLDRMLTREAAERATAQELLDHFFLLQAGLPECLVPLIQQYHKRNSTC, from the exons ATGTTtcgcaaaaagaaaaagaaacgacCCGAGATCTCCGCTCCTCTGAACTTTCAGCATCGCGTGCATACCTCATTTGATGCCAaggaaggccgatttattggcctccCTCCACAATGGCAAAATGTCCTGGACACTTTGCGGCGTCCAAAACCTGTAGTGGACCCTTCCAGAATTACTCCAATGCAGCTGAAACCTATGAAA ACCGTTGTTCGTGGCAGCACCATTGGATTGGAAGGATACATCTCAGGGATATTGCTTGACATTCAAAAACTGTCCGTAACCAGCTCTAACACACTGCGGGGAAGAAGCCCCCAGACACGAAGGCGAGCTCAGTCTTTGGGGGTGCTTGGAGAGGAGAGACCAAACAATGGACAGTATGTTGTACCAGAGCCAAATGTACCAGACAAGTATTCCAACTACATCAACTGCAATGGTAGCTCTAAAGCCAACAGGAGGCAGACCATGTGGCCGGACTACAAGCCTACAGACGACAGCCCATCCAAACCCAACGGTTCTGTTTGTAAAGCAAAGTCCTTGGATCCTGGAGACTTTCAGGATACAGTGGATCGTGTGAGTCAATCCAAATCTCCTGGTGGCCTACGCAAGAACATTAATGGAGGTTGCAGCTTTGACCAAGATACACGTGCTACAAAAAGACAGCTTTCTCACGAGACTCTGCTAGAAGAGGGTCCTGTCTCGAAATCTGCAGAGAGTCTTACAAAACAGGGACTTTTAAGGAGTGGTTTTCAGCCTTCGGGCAAAGAGAAATGTTCAGAGCAGCCTGTCCCAGCACAGGAGAGAAAG ACCGAGGAATATCAACGCCCTGCATTAACTGCAAGAGGAGTTTTGACCAAAGCTGTTTCTCTTCCACCTGACCATTTATCTCCAGATTTCACAAGGGTAGTTTCAGGAATACCATCAGAGCAAGTATCTCCTCTCCGGCCATGCAGACCTTCTCCTGCAGGTTCACCACGTAGCCGCCCCATTCAAACCAGCTCCACCAACCTTCATTTATCTCAGGACTCATTTAATAAAATTCCACTGAGTAATCAGGACACGGCGGTGGTAACTCATGAACAGTTCAAGACAGCACTTCGAATGGTGGTAGATAAGGGAGACCCACGTCTGCTTTTAGAGGATTATGTGAAGATTGGGGAAGGATCAACTGGAGTTGTTTGCATTGCTCGAGAAAAGCAGAGTGGGCGCCAGGTGGCAGTAAAAATGATGGACCTAAGAAAGCAACAGAGGAGAGAACTTCTGTTCAATGAG GTTGTTATCATGAGGGATTATCATCATGCAAACGTTGTGGAGATGTACAAGAGCTATCTGGTGGGAGAAGAACTGTGGGTAATGATGGAGTATGTACAAGGAGGTGCCCTGACTGATATTGTATCACAAACCAG ACTGAATGAGGAGCAAATCGCTACCGTGTGCAAGTCTGTGCTGCAAGCGCTAGTGTACTTACACTCGCAGGGCGTGATCCACAGAGACATCAAGAGCGACTCCATCCTTCTCACTCTAGATGGTCGG gtcAAGCTTTCCGACTTTGGGTTTTGTGCTCAAATTAGCAAAGACGTTCCAAAGAGGAAATCCTTAGTGGGTACTCCATACTGGATGGCACCAGAGGTCATTATGAGGTCGGCATATGGCACTGAG GTGGATATCTGGTCTTTGGGGATCATGGTGATTGAAATGGTGGATGGTGAACCTCCTTACTTCAGTGACTCTCCTGTGCAGGCCATGAAAAGGTTGCGAGACAGCCCTCCTCCAAAACTGAGGAACTCTCACAAA